One segment of Triticum aestivum cultivar Chinese Spring chromosome 2A, IWGSC CS RefSeq v2.1, whole genome shotgun sequence DNA contains the following:
- the LOC123190963 gene encoding G-type lectin S-receptor-like serine/threonine-protein kinase At2g19130, with product MSHVFCFGLLLLIILDPHTLPQCHAATDTLSPSQELAGRDKLVSLNGRFALGFFQTGSNFSNDTPKWYLGIWFHTVPKFTPVWVANAENPIANLTACKLVLTRDGNLAVHHQATTVWSTKANAATNTTVAALLDSGNLVLRSGSGASNSSIFFWQSYDHPTDTVLQGGKIGWNNSTGLNRRLVSRKNAVDQTPGMYTYELSGHNGDTSIVSMFNSSKQYWSSGEWGGQYFSNIPESVGQKWLSLQFTSNKEEQYVQYAIEDPTVLSRGIMDVSGQMKVLLWFEGSSQDWQAVYTAPKSQCDVHATCGPFTVCSDVPSPSCSCMKGYSIRSPQDWELGDRSAGCARNTPLYCNNNSNSSAADGETDKFYPMTSVQLPADARNVATATTADECSLACLGSCSCTAYSYDQGACSVWHDKLLNVRQQGNGVLHLRLAAKEVSSSKTNRRGLIIGVAVGASTAALGLIFLLMIWMRKKKQYGDDTQGGMGIIAFRYADLQSATKKFSEKLGAGSFGSVFKGSLSDSTAIAVKRLDGVRQGEKQFRAEVSSTGVVQHVNLVKLIGFCCQGDKRLLVYEYMPNGSLDHHLFQSNALVLDWTTRYKIALGVARGLAYLHSSCRDCIIHCDIKPENILLDGSFTPKVADFGMAKLLGRDFSQVVTTMRGTIGYLAPEWISGTAITSKVDVYSYGMVLLEIVSGSRKSSKQSSSQDGVHEGYFPVRVARSLVEGDVASLVDAKLLGEANLEEVERVCKVACWCIQDDEFDRPTMSEVVQFLECLSEVETPPVPRLLQAIAGQSNPKMM from the coding sequence atgtctcatgtgttcTGCTTCGGACTTCTCCTGCTCATCATCCTCGATCCGCACACCCTCCCTCAATGCCACGCCGCCACGGACACCCTCTCGCCCAGCCAAGAGCTCGCCGGCCGCGACAAGTTGGTCTCCCTCAATGGCAGGTTCGCGCTCGGCTTCTTCCAGACCGGGAGCAACTTCTCCAACGACACGCCCAAGTGGTACCTCGGGATCTGGTTCCACACGGTCCCCAAGTTCACCCCCGTGTGGGTCGCCAACGCCGAGAACCCCATCGCCAACCTCACGGCGTGCAAGCTCGTGCTCACCCGCGACGGCAACCTTGCCGTCCACCACCAGGCTACCACGGTCTGGTCCACAAAAGCCAACGCCGCGAcaaacaccaccgtcgccgctctCCTCGACAGCGGAAACCTTGTTCTCCGCAGTGGCAGCGGCGCGTCCAATTCGTCCATTTTTTTCTGGCAAAGCTACGATCACCCGACCGACACTGTTCTCCAGGGTGGGAAGATTGGCTGGAACAATTCCACAGGCTTGAACCGCCGTCTCGTCTCCAGGAAGAACGCCGTTGACCAGACTCCCGGCATGTACACTTACGAGTTATCTGGCCACAATGGTGATACTTCCATTGTTTCTATGTTCAACTCGTCCAAACAATATTGGTCCAGCGGGGAGTGGGGCGGCCAATACTTCAGCAACATCCCGGAGAGTGTGGGCCAGAAATGGCTCTCCCTTCAATTCACCAGCAACAAAGAAGAGCAGTACGTCCAGTATGCCATTGAGGATCCGACAGTGCTGTCACGCGGCATAATGGACGTCTCTGGTCAAATGAAGGTGCTCTTGTGGTTCGAGGGATCATCACAAGATTGGCAGGCCGTCTACACGGCGCCCAAATCTCAGTGCGATGTCCATGCTACCTGTGGCCCTTTCACGGTCTGCAGTGATGTCCCATCCCCCTCCTGCAGCTGCATGAAGGGCTACTCCATACGATCACCTCAAGACTGGGAGCTTGGTGACCGATCGGCTGGATGCGCAAGAAATACTCCACTCTactgcaacaacaacagcaacagcagtgCAGCCGATGGCGAGACAGATAAGTTCTACCCTATGACTTCTGTGCAACTTCCAGCTGATGCTAGGAACGTTGCGACGGCCACCACTGCAGATGAATGCTCACTTGCGTGCCTGGGAAGCTGCTCCTGCACTGCGTACTCCTATGATCAAGGTGCCTGCTCCGTTTGGCACGACAAGCTGCTCAATGTTCGGCAACAAGGTAACGGTGTTCTTCACCTCCGCCTCGCTGCAAAAGAAGTGTCAAGCAGTAAAACCAACAGAAGGGGACTGATCATTGGCGTTGCTGTTGGTGCAAGCACTGCCGCTTTGGGTTTGATCTTTCTGCTAATGATTTGGATGAGAAAAAAGAAGCAGTATGGTGATGATACTCAAGGTGGCATGGGGATAATTGCATTTCGATACGCCGATTTACAGTCTGCAACAAAAAAGTTCTCAGAGAAGTTGGGGGCCGGCAGTTTTGGTTCAGTGTTCAAGGGTTCGCTGAGTGACTCGACAGCCATAGCGGTGAAAAGGCTTGATGGAGTCCGCCAAGGGGAGAAGCAATTCAGGGCTGAGGTGAGCTCAACTGGAGTCGTCCAGCATGTCAACTTGGTTAAGCTGATTGGCTTTTGCTGCCAAGGTGACAAGAGGTTACTTGTGTACGAGTACATGCCCAATGGCTCCCTCGATCACCATCTCTTCCAAAGCAACGCATTGGTGTTGGATTGGACTACCAGGTACAAAATAGCCCTTGGGGTTGCTAGAGGACTAGCCTATCTGCATTCAAGTTGCCGGGACTGCATTATACACTGTGATATCAAGCCAGAGAACATACTCCTAGATGGGTCTTTCACTCCTAAGGTTGCGGACTTTGGAATGGCCAAACTTTTGGGAAGGGATTTCAGCCAGGTCGTTACCACAATGAGGGGAACCATTGGGTACCTTGCTCCTGAATGGATTAGCGGAACTGCTATCACGTCGAAAGTTGACGTTTACAGCTACGGGATGGTTCTGTTAGAGATCGTATCGGGCAGCAGGAAGTCGAGCAAGCAATCATCCTCCCAAGACGGTGTTCATGAAGGATATTTTCCGGTGCGAGTTGCGCGCAGTCTTGTTGAGGGAGACGTTGCAAGTCTGGTGGATGCGAAATTGTTGGGCGAAGCGAATCTGGAGGAGGTTGAAAGAGTTTGCAAAGTCGCATGTTGGTGTATTCAAGATGATGAGTTTGATCGTCCTACAATGAGTGAGGTCGTGCAGTTTCTTGAGTGTCTGTCTGAAGTTGAGACACCTCCAGTGCCAAGGTTACTTCAAGCTATTGCAGGACAATCAAATCCAAAGATGATGTAG